In the genome of Ferrovibrio terrae, the window GTTTACGGCTTCTTCGCCGCGCTCACCGTTGCGCCGTTCATTCGTACCGCCGGCGAGAGCATCGGCCTCGAGGTTGCTTCGCAGTCGGCTCTGGCCGCTGGCCTTGTCATGGGCATCATGATCATTCCTTTCGTGTCGTCGCTGTCGGATGATGTGATCAACGCGGTGCCGCAAAGCCTGCGCGATGGTTCCTACGGTCTCGGCGCCACGAAATCGGAGACCATCAAGCGCGTGATCCTGCCGGCCGCACTGCCCGGCATCGCAGCTTCGGTGATTCTCGCCTTCAGTCGCGCGCTGGGCGAAACCATGATCGTGGTGATGGCGGCCGGCCTGGCCGCCAATATCACGGCCAATCCGCTGGCCGCAGTCACCACGGTTACGGTGCATATCGCTTCACTGCTGGTCGGCGATCAGGAATTCGACAGCCCCAAGACACTTGCGGCCTTCGCACTTGGCCTGGTGCTGTTCATCGTCACGCTCAGCCTCAACATCGTTGCCCTGCGCATCGTCAAGAAATACCGGGAACAGTATGACTGACATCCTCGCCGATACCATGCCGCGTCAGCAGGCTGCCGCTGCCTTGACGCCGGGCATTCACATGACCGATGCGGCAAACAAACGGCTGAAGGCGCGCTATGCCTCCGAACGCCGCTTCAAGATGATTGGTCTGTCCGCGATCCTGTTTTCCCTGACAGCCCTTGCGATCCTTATGTTCACGATCGCCTCGAATGGCTTCACCGCCTTTCGCCAGACGCACGTCCGGCTCGATCTGCAGCTCAGCGCTGAACAGATTGCTCCGGCCGGCACTACCGATGTGCGCAAGATCATGCAGGGCAACTACGGCGCCATAATCCTGGACGCACTGCAGAAGAAGTTCCCGGATGTGCAGAGCCGTGGCGAGCGTCGCCGCCTGCAGGCCCTGGTCAGCGCCGGTGCCGAATCCCAGATTGGTCGTATGATCGTGGCCGATCCATCGCTGATCGGTCAGACCATTTCGGTCTGGCTGCCGACCTCGTCGGATATCGACATGTTCGTAAAGCGCCAGGTCGATACCACAGCCCCTGAAGAGGAGCGCCGGGTCAAGGATAGCCAGGTGCGCTGGCTTGACAGCCTGAAGGCGTCGGGTGATCTCGACCTGCAGTTCAATCTCCGCTTCTTCACCGGCGCGGATAGCCGAGAGCCGGAATTGGTTGGCGTCTGGGGTGGAGTGGTCGGCTCCTTCTATACCCTGCTGGTTACCTTGCTGGTGGCTTTCCCGCTCGGCATCATGGCGGCGATCTACCTTGAGGAGTTCGCGCCGAAAAACCACTGGACCGAACTGATCGAGGTCAACATCAACAACCTCGCGGCCGTGCCCTCAATCGTCTATGGACTGCTCGGCCTTGCGGTCTTTATCGGCTTCTTCGGGATGCCGCGCTCGGCGCCATTCGTCGGCGGCCTGGTCCTGGCCCTCATGAGTCTCCCGGTGATGATCATTGCATCGCGCGCCGCCCTGCGCGCCGTGCCGCCTTCGATCCGGCAGGCCGCACTCGGCCTCGGCGCCTCACCGCTGCAAGTGGTGCTGCATCATGTGCTGCCGCTGGCCATGCCCGGCATTCTTACGGGTACGATCATTGCCATGGCCCATGCACTGGGCGAAACCGCACCGCTTCTGATGATCGGCATGGTCGCCTTCATCGTCGATATCCCGACAACGCCGGTGGATGCCGCCACGGTGCTGCCGGTGCAGATCTTCATGTGGGCCGACAGTTCCGAGCGCGGCTTTGTCGAGAAAACCTCGGCGGCGATCATCGTGCTGCTGGTTTTCCTGCTGCTGATGAATTTGGCGGCGATCCTGCTGCGCAAGAAATTCGAGCGTCGCTGGTAAGGTCCTGGCATCGCTCGCGCTGTAAATCACCCCTTGGAGCCCATAAGGACTTCTCATGCAGAATGGTACGCATAACGATCTCCGCCAGTCCGAGATCGAGATCAAGATGGTGACGCGCAAGGTCGGCGTCTTCTACGGCGAGAAGCAGGCGCTCCATGACGTCGATCTCGACATTCCGGCCCGTTCGGTCACGGCGCTCATCGGCCCGTCCGGCTGCGGAAAATCGACGTTCCTGCGTTGCCTGAACCGGATGAACGACACGATCCGAGACTGCCGCGTCATCGGCGATATCACGCTCGACAAGCTTAATGTCTACGACAGCAAGGTCGATGTCGTGCAACTGCGCGCCCGCGTCGGCATGGTGTTCCAGAAGGCGAATCCGTTCCCGAAATCGATCTACGAGAATGTCGCCTACGGTCCACGCATCCATGGCCTGGCTGAAAACAACGAGCATCTCGACCATATCGTCGAGACATCGCTGAAGCAGGCCGGTCTGTGGAAGGAAGTTGGCAACCGACTGCAGGAATCCGGCACTGGCCTGTCCGGTGGCCAGCAGCAGCGCCTCTGCATTGCCCGCGCCATTGCCGTGGCACCGGAAGTGATCCTGATGGACGAGCCCTGCTCGGCGCTCGACCCGATCGCCACTGCGCATATCGAAGAACTGATGGACGAACTGCGCGAGCAGTACACCATTGTCATCGTGACGCATTCGATGCAGCAGGCCGCGCGCGTCTCGCAGAAGACCGCTTTCTTCCATCTGGGCAACCTGGTCGAAACCGACGACACCAGGGTGATTTTCACCAATCCCAAGGATGAGCGGACCCAGGGTTACATCACCGGTCGCTTCGGCTGAGCAGAGTGAGGATTTAGAAAATGCCGCAACATATCGTTCAGCGTTACGACGACGAGCTGAAGAAGCTTTCCACCCTGATCGTGCAGATGGGCGGACTGGCGGAATCGCAGCTGGCTGCCGCGGTCGATGCCATCGTCAAGCGTGACAGCAAACTGGCCGAAGAGGTTGTGCAGGGCGACGCCAAGATCGATGCCTTGCGCAACCAGGTCGACGATTTTGCCATTGAGATGCTGGCCCGCCGGCAGCCGATGGCCGCCGATCTGCGCGTAATTGTCGCGGCGCTGCGTATCTCCTCGGAGATTGAGCGTATCGGCGATTATGCCAAGAATGTCGGCAAGCGCGCGGTTGCGCTGAACCAGGCGCCGCTGGTGCGGCCGGTACATGCCATCCCGCGCATGGCTGCCCTGGTGCAGGCCCTGATCAAGGACACGCTGGACGCCTATATCACCGACGACGCCGCCAAGGCTGACGCGGTCTGGGCCCGAGACGAAGAGGTTGATGACCTCTATACCAGCCTGTTTCGCGAATTGCTGACCTACATGATGGAAGATCCGCGCTCCATCACGCCCTGCACGCATCTGCTGTTCATCGCCAAGAACATCGAGCGTATCGGCGATCATGCCACCAACATCGCCGAGCTGATCCACTACACGGTTCTGGGTGAGATGCCCAAGGAAGATCGCCCGAAGGGGGATGATACCGCCTACGCGGTGGTCAATGTGCCGGGAGGCCAGCGATGAATATCGCAATCAAGCCGCGCGTCCTTGTCATCGAGGACGAGGCAGCGCTACTGGCGCTGCTGCGCTACAATCTGGAAAAGGAAAACTACACCGTCGACGAAGCGATGGACGGCGAGCAGGCCCTGCTGAAGGTGGCCGAGCATATGCCGGACCTGATCCTGCTCGACTGGATGCTGCCGCGCCTGTCGGGGCTGGAAGTCTGTCGCCAGCTGCGTCGCGATCCCAATGCCCGTAATGTGCCGATCATCATGCTGACGGCGCGCGGCGAGGAAGCCGACCGCGTGCGCGGCCTGGATGCTGGTGCCGACGACTATATCGCCAAGCCGTTTTCGCCCAGCGAACTGCTGGCGCGCATTCGCGCCGTGTTGCGCCGCATCCGTCCGGCTCTGGCGGAAGAGGTGCTGACCTATGGCGGGCTGGTGATGGATGTCGCCACCCACAAGGTGACGCGTAACAGTCGCGATATTCATCTCGGCCCCACCGAGTTCCGTCTGCTGCGTTATTTCCTGGAGCATCCTGGGCGCGTGCTGTCGCGCGATCAATTGCTGGATGCGGTCTGGGGGCGCGATATCTATGTCGAGCAGCGCACAGTCGACGTGCATATCCGCCGGCTGCGCAAGGCTCTGAACGGCAACGGCGAGACGGACGTCATCCGCACCGTGCGTTCGGCCGGCTATGCGCTGGAACTGACCGCCACGCCGGCAATGAGTGCCTGAGTCGAGCGCTTGAGCTCAACGCTGACCAATAAAAAAAGCCAGCCGTTCACCACGGCTGGCTTTTTCGTTTTTGGAGAAGCCGTGGCTTAGCGGCGGCCGGCGATCTGCTTCTTCATGGCGGCGAACAGGGCATCGATCTTACCGCCATTGTTCTGGATCACCGATTCGAACTGCTGACGCTGTGTGAAGGCCATCGACACGCCTTCCACGATCACGTCGGTGACCCGCGGCTTGCCGTCCTTCTCATGCGTCTTCCATTCGACACGGATCGGCGGGCCGCTCTGGCGATTGATCTGCGATTCAACGATGCTCTCGCTGCCGGCTGCCTTGGCGCCGTCGCGGACTTCCAGCGTTTCGCCGTTATACTGCGACAGCAACTGGGCATAGACCTTGGTGAGGTAGTCCTCGAACAGCGCGTCGTATTCCTTCTTCTGTTCGGGCGTGATGCCGCGGCTGTAGCGGCCAAGGCAGAAGCGGCCGACCGCATCGAGGTCGAGGTGGTTGGTCAGCAGGGTGCGGACCAGTCCTTCGCGTTTTTCCTGGGTCAATGAGCGGTCGCCCAGCGCCTTCAGCGTGTCGGTGCCGACCTCGCGGATGAACTGGTCGGGCGCCGCGGCCTGGGCCGCACGGACGGGGCCGGCAGCGACAAGCGCAAGTCCGGCCAGGGCCGTAAGCAGTAGGCGGCGTGAAACGGTCAGGGGAAGGGGCATGTGGCAACCAGCTAAGCTGTGGAGATTAATAGTCTTTTGCATTCCGAATAAGGCTTTAGCGAGGCGAATTCATAGCCCGGCTGCATTATGAAGGCCATGATTCTTTTTATGACGCGATTTAGTTCTACACAAATACATAAAGATATGTTTATATATAGTCCATGAACATCGAGCCGAGCTTTACCCTGGACGTCCTGATGGCCGCTTTGCGGGCTGCCGCCGAGCCGACGCGGCTGCGCCTGCTGGCGCTCTGCGCCGACAGCCAGCTCACGGTGTCAGAGCTCACCCAGATTCTGGGCCAAAGTCAGCCGCGCGTCTCGCGACATCTGAAACTGCTCTGCGAGGCGGGGCTGCTGGAGCGTGTGCCGGAAGGCACCTGGGCTTTCTATCGCGTGGGCGATCGGCTGGCCGGTGCGCCGCTGGCCCGTGCGCTGGCCACGTTGCTGCCGGCCGAGGACCCCATTCTGGCGCGCGATGCCGAGCGGCTGATCGCCGTGAAGCGCGCCCGCACCGAGGCCGCCGAACGGTATTTCCGCGACAATGCCGCCCAGTGGTCGGCGATCCGCTCGCTGCATATTGATGAAGCCCAGGTTGAGGCCGCCGTGCTGAAGATGCTGGATGGCGGTCAGCCGATCGGCGATCTGCTCGACATCGGCACCGGCACCGGCAGGCTGCTGGAAATCCTCAGCCCGAAAGTGAAGCGCGGCCTCGGCGTCGATAGCAGCCGTGACATGCTGAGCATTGCACGCAGCAACCTGGAACGTGCTGGCATCAAGCATTGCCAGGTTCGTCAGGCCGACATGTATGCCCTGCCGCTCGACAGCAACAGCATCGATGCGGCGGTGATCCATCAGGTGCTGCATTTCGCCGACGAACCGCAGAAGGCGATCCAGGAAGCCGCCCGCGTGCTGACGCCCGGCGGCCACCTGGTGATAGTCGATTTCGCACCGCATAACCTGGAAGACCTGCGCGCCCGTCATGCGCACCGCCGCCTTGGCTTTGCCGATGCCGAATTGCGCCCCTGGTGCGCTGCGGCCGGGCTTGACCTCGATCCGGTCACCGCGCTGCCGGGCCATCCGCTGACCGTCCATGTCTGGCGCGCCACCAAGCGCGGCGTCCCGGTGACTGCCATTTCACAGAAGAGTGCTGCCGCATGACCACGCTGACCGAACCCAATGCCCATGCCGCGCGGCGCTCGGGCCCGCTGAAGGTCTCGTTCGAGTTCTTCCCGCCCAAGACGCCGGAAATGGAGGAGAGCCTGTGGCGCAGCGTCATGCGCCTGGCGCCGCTCAGTCCGCGCTTCGTTTCGGTCACCTACGGTGCCGGCGGCTCGACGCGTGAGCGCACGCATAACACAGTCGTCCGCATCCTCAACGAAACCGGCCTGAAGCCGGCCGCGCATCTCACCTGCGTCGGCGCTTCCAAGGGCGAGGTGGACGAGGTGGCGCAGCATTACTGGCAGGCCGGCATCCGCCATATCGTGGCGCTGCGTGGCGATGCCCCGGAAGGCAGCGGCGGTTTCCAGCCGCATCCGCAGGGCTACGCCAATTCCACCGATCTGATCGCGGGCCTGAAGAAGATCGCCGATTTCGAGATCAGCGTTGGCTGCTATCCCGAGGGTCATCCCGATACGGCCTCACCGCGTATCGAGCTGGAACATCTGAAGCGCAAGGCCGATGCTGGCGCGACGCGCTGCATCACGCAGTATTTTTTCGATACGGATGTCTATTTCCGTTTCCTCGACCGCGCCCGTTCGGCCGGCATCACCATTCCGATCGTGCCCGGCATCCTGCCGGTCACCAATTTCCGCCAGGTGACAAAATTCTCCGCCGCCTGTGGCGCCAGCGTGCCGGCCTGGATGGCCGACCAGTTCGATGGTCTGGACGATGATCCCGAGACGCGGCGCATGGTGGCGGCGCATATCGCTGCCGAGCAGTGCCGCCGGCTTCTCGCTGCCGGAATCGACGAATTCCATTTCTACACGCTGAACCGCGCCGACCTGACTTACGCCATCTGCCATGTGCTGGGTGTGCGGCCGAAGCCGGCGATTGCCGGCGAGGTGGCGGCCTGATGTTCGATACCCCGGAGCAACGCAAGGAACGCCGCGCGGCGCTGAAGGCAGCGGCAAAGGACCGCATCCTGGTGCTGGATGGCGCGATGGGCACCATGCTGCAGCGGCGCAAGCTGAACGAGGCCGACTATCGCGGCGAACGCTTCAAGGGTGCCAACAGCGACCTTAAGGGCAACCACGACCTCCTCAACATCACGCGGCCTGATGTGATCGGCGAGGTGCATCGCGAATATCTCGATGCCGGCGCTGACCTGATCGAAACCAACACCTTCAGCGGGACCACGATCAGCCAGGCTGATTACCATCTGGAAGCGGCTGTCGATGACATCAATCGCGAAGGTGCCAGAATCGCCCGCCTCGCGGCCGATGAATATACCGCGAAGGACCCGTCGAAGCCGCGTTTCGTTGCCGGCGCCATCGGACCCACAAATCGCACGGCCTCGCTGTCGCCCGACGTGAACCGGCCGGATTTCCGCAATGTCACCTTCGATGAACTGAAAGACGCCTACAGGCAGCAGGCGCGTGGGCTGGTTGAAGGCGGCGCCGATCTGCTGCTGATCGAGACGATCTTCGACACGCTGAACGCCAAGGCGGCTGCCTTCGGCGTCTACGAGCTGTTCGACGAGCTGGGTGAAGAGTGGCCGATCATGATCTCGGGCACCATCACCGATCTGTCCGGCCGCACATTGTCAGGCCAGACCACGGAAGCCTTCTGGAACAGCCTGCGTCACACCAAGCCGTTTTCAGTCGGCCTGAACTGCGCCTTCGGTGCCGACCTGATGCGCGCCTATGTCGCCGAGTTGAGCCGCGTGGCCGATGTGCCGGTCAGCGCCTATCCCAATGCCGGTTTGCCCAACCAGTTCGGCGAATATGACGAAGAGCCGCATACGACGGCCGGCCATCTGCGCGAATGGGCGCTGTCCGGCCTGCTGAATATCGTCGGCGGCTGCTGTGGCACCACGCCCGATCATATCAGGGCCATCGCCGACAGTGTGCAGGGCGTGAAGCCGCGCCGCATCCCGACCATTCCGCCGCAGCTCCGGCTCAGCGGTCTTGAACCCTTTGCAGTGCCAGCAGCATGACCGATATCGACGAGTCCTTTTCCCCCGAGTCCGAAAACCGCGGCTTCAACGGCCCGGTTTTCATCAATATCGGTGAACGCACCAACGTCACCGGCTCGGCCAAATTCCGCAAGCTGATCCTGAATGACGACTATGACACCGCGCTGACCGTGGCGCGTCAGCAGGTGGAAAGCGGAGCGCAGATCATCGACGTCAACATGGATGAGGGCATGCTCGACTCCAAGGCGGCGATGATCAAGTATCTGAATCTGATCGCCTCCGAGCCTGATATCTCGCGCGTGCCGATCATGATCGACAGCTCAAAATGGGATGTGATCGAGGCCGGCCTGAAATGCGTGCAGGGCAAGGCCATTGTCAATTCGATCAGCATGAAGGAGGGCGAGGACGCCTTCCTGGAGCATGCCCGCAAGGTGCGCCGTTATGGTGCTGCCGTGGTGGTGATGGCCTTCGACGAGCAGGGCCAGGCCGATACGGCGGACCGTAAGTACGAAATCTGCGAACGGGCCTACAAGCTGCTGACCGAGAAGATCGGTTTCCCGCCGGAAGACATCATCTTCGACCCGAATATTTTCGCCGTCGCCACCGGCATCGAGGAGCATAACAACTACGCGGTCGAGTTTTTCGAAGGCGCGAAGCGCATCCGCGAGAATCTGCCCCATTGTCATATCTCGGGCGGCGTCTCCAACGTGTCATTCTCGTTCCGCGGTAACGAACAGGTCCGCGAGGCGATGCACGCCGTGTTTCTGTATTACGGCATGCAGAACGGCATGGACATGGGCATCGTGAATGCCGGTCAGCTGCCGGTTTACGAAGACATCCCTGCAGAGCTGCGCGAGCGCGTGGAAGACGTGCTGCTCAACCGCCGGCCGGACGCGACCGAGCGCATGCTGGAAATCGCCGAACGCTTCAAGGGCGGTGCCAGGTCGCAGGAAGTCGATATGTCGTGGCGCCAGAAGGAAGTGCGCGCGCGACTGACACATGCGCTGGTACACGGCATCGCGGATTTCATCGACGAGGATACCGAAGAAGCCCGCCATATCGTCGCCAAGCCGCTTGAAGTGATCGAAGGCCCGCTGATGGATGGCATGAACGTCGTGGGCGACCTGTTTGGCGCCGGCAAGATGTTCCTGCCGCAGGTGGTGAAGTCCGCCCGCGTGATGAAGAAGGCCGTGGCTTACCTGTTGCCCTTCATCGAGGCGGAAAAGAATTCCGGCCCGGCCAAGACCAATGGCAAGGTGCTGATGGCCACGGTGAAAGGCGATGTGCACGATATCGGCAAGAACATCGTCGGCGTCGTGCTCCAGTGCAACAATTACGAGGTGATCGACCTCGGCGTCATGGTGTCCTGCGCCCGCATCCTGGACGAGGCGAAGAAGCAGAATGTCGATATCATCGGCCTCAGCGGCCTGATCACGCCGAGCCTGGACGAGATGTGCTATGTCGCCAGCGAAATGCAGCGCGAAGGCCTCGAGCTGCCGCTGCTGATCGGCGGCGCGACCACGTCCAAGGTGCATACCGCCGTCAAGATCGCGCCGAACTATAAGGGACCGGTGATTTACGTGACCGATGCCTCGCGTGCGGTCGGTGTCGCTGGTCGTCTGGTCTCGGCCAACGACCGCCCGGTCTACGCTGGCGAAGTGGCGAATGAATATGCCAAAATCCGCGAGATTCATTCGCGCGAGCGCAACACCGGTCCGCGTCAGACGATTGCCGATGTCCGCAAGAACAAGGTGAAGGTCGACTGGACGGGTTATCAGCCGCCGAAGCCGAGCTTCACCGGCGTGAAAGTGTTCAAGGATTATCCGATAGACCGGCTGATCGA includes:
- the pstA gene encoding phosphate ABC transporter permease PstA — protein: MTDILADTMPRQQAAAALTPGIHMTDAANKRLKARYASERRFKMIGLSAILFSLTALAILMFTIASNGFTAFRQTHVRLDLQLSAEQIAPAGTTDVRKIMQGNYGAIILDALQKKFPDVQSRGERRRLQALVSAGAESQIGRMIVADPSLIGQTISVWLPTSSDIDMFVKRQVDTTAPEEERRVKDSQVRWLDSLKASGDLDLQFNLRFFTGADSREPELVGVWGGVVGSFYTLLVTLLVAFPLGIMAAIYLEEFAPKNHWTELIEVNINNLAAVPSIVYGLLGLAVFIGFFGMPRSAPFVGGLVLALMSLPVMIIASRAALRAVPPSIRQAALGLGASPLQVVLHHVLPLAMPGILTGTIIAMAHALGETAPLLMIGMVAFIVDIPTTPVDAATVLPVQIFMWADSSERGFVEKTSAAIIVLLVFLLLMNLAAILLRKKFERRW
- the pstB gene encoding phosphate ABC transporter ATP-binding protein PstB, with the protein product MVTRKVGVFYGEKQALHDVDLDIPARSVTALIGPSGCGKSTFLRCLNRMNDTIRDCRVIGDITLDKLNVYDSKVDVVQLRARVGMVFQKANPFPKSIYENVAYGPRIHGLAENNEHLDHIVETSLKQAGLWKEVGNRLQESGTGLSGGQQQRLCIARAIAVAPEVILMDEPCSALDPIATAHIEELMDELREQYTIVIVTHSMQQAARVSQKTAFFHLGNLVETDDTRVIFTNPKDERTQGYITGRFG
- the phoU gene encoding phosphate signaling complex protein PhoU; the protein is MPQHIVQRYDDELKKLSTLIVQMGGLAESQLAAAVDAIVKRDSKLAEEVVQGDAKIDALRNQVDDFAIEMLARRQPMAADLRVIVAALRISSEIERIGDYAKNVGKRAVALNQAPLVRPVHAIPRMAALVQALIKDTLDAYITDDAAKADAVWARDEEVDDLYTSLFRELLTYMMEDPRSITPCTHLLFIAKNIERIGDHATNIAELIHYTVLGEMPKEDRPKGDDTAYAVVNVPGGQR
- the phoB gene encoding phosphate regulon transcriptional regulator PhoB, which translates into the protein MNIAIKPRVLVIEDEAALLALLRYNLEKENYTVDEAMDGEQALLKVAEHMPDLILLDWMLPRLSGLEVCRQLRRDPNARNVPIIMLTARGEEADRVRGLDAGADDYIAKPFSPSELLARIRAVLRRIRPALAEEVLTYGGLVMDVATHKVTRNSRDIHLGPTEFRLLRYFLEHPGRVLSRDQLLDAVWGRDIYVEQRTVDVHIRRLRKALNGNGETDVIRTVRSAGYALELTATPAMSA
- a CDS encoding MlaC/ttg2D family ABC transporter substrate-binding protein, with the translated sequence MPLPLTVSRRLLLTALAGLALVAAGPVRAAQAAAPDQFIREVGTDTLKALGDRSLTQEKREGLVRTLLTNHLDLDAVGRFCLGRYSRGITPEQKKEYDALFEDYLTKVYAQLLSQYNGETLEVRDGAKAAGSESIVESQINRQSGPPIRVEWKTHEKDGKPRVTDVIVEGVSMAFTQRQQFESVIQNNGGKIDALFAAMKKQIAGRR
- a CDS encoding ArsR/SmtB family transcription factor: MNIEPSFTLDVLMAALRAAAEPTRLRLLALCADSQLTVSELTQILGQSQPRVSRHLKLLCEAGLLERVPEGTWAFYRVGDRLAGAPLARALATLLPAEDPILARDAERLIAVKRARTEAAERYFRDNAAQWSAIRSLHIDEAQVEAAVLKMLDGGQPIGDLLDIGTGTGRLLEILSPKVKRGLGVDSSRDMLSIARSNLERAGIKHCQVRQADMYALPLDSNSIDAAVIHQVLHFADEPQKAIQEAARVLTPGGHLVIVDFAPHNLEDLRARHAHRRLGFADAELRPWCAAAGLDLDPVTALPGHPLTVHVWRATKRGVPVTAISQKSAAA
- the metF gene encoding methylenetetrahydrofolate reductase [NAD(P)H] — protein: MTTLTEPNAHAARRSGPLKVSFEFFPPKTPEMEESLWRSVMRLAPLSPRFVSVTYGAGGSTRERTHNTVVRILNETGLKPAAHLTCVGASKGEVDEVAQHYWQAGIRHIVALRGDAPEGSGGFQPHPQGYANSTDLIAGLKKIADFEISVGCYPEGHPDTASPRIELEHLKRKADAGATRCITQYFFDTDVYFRFLDRARSAGITIPIVPGILPVTNFRQVTKFSAACGASVPAWMADQFDGLDDDPETRRMVAAHIAAEQCRRLLAAGIDEFHFYTLNRADLTYAICHVLGVRPKPAIAGEVAA
- a CDS encoding homocysteine S-methyltransferase family protein, which encodes MFDTPEQRKERRAALKAAAKDRILVLDGAMGTMLQRRKLNEADYRGERFKGANSDLKGNHDLLNITRPDVIGEVHREYLDAGADLIETNTFSGTTISQADYHLEAAVDDINREGARIARLAADEYTAKDPSKPRFVAGAIGPTNRTASLSPDVNRPDFRNVTFDELKDAYRQQARGLVEGGADLLLIETIFDTLNAKAAAFGVYELFDELGEEWPIMISGTITDLSGRTLSGQTTEAFWNSLRHTKPFSVGLNCAFGADLMRAYVAELSRVADVPVSAYPNAGLPNQFGEYDEEPHTTAGHLREWALSGLLNIVGGCCGTTPDHIRAIADSVQGVKPRRIPTIPPQLRLSGLEPFAVPAA
- the metH gene encoding methionine synthase, which produces MTDIDESFSPESENRGFNGPVFINIGERTNVTGSAKFRKLILNDDYDTALTVARQQVESGAQIIDVNMDEGMLDSKAAMIKYLNLIASEPDISRVPIMIDSSKWDVIEAGLKCVQGKAIVNSISMKEGEDAFLEHARKVRRYGAAVVVMAFDEQGQADTADRKYEICERAYKLLTEKIGFPPEDIIFDPNIFAVATGIEEHNNYAVEFFEGAKRIRENLPHCHISGGVSNVSFSFRGNEQVREAMHAVFLYYGMQNGMDMGIVNAGQLPVYEDIPAELRERVEDVLLNRRPDATERMLEIAERFKGGARSQEVDMSWRQKEVRARLTHALVHGIADFIDEDTEEARHIVAKPLEVIEGPLMDGMNVVGDLFGAGKMFLPQVVKSARVMKKAVAYLLPFIEAEKNSGPAKTNGKVLMATVKGDVHDIGKNIVGVVLQCNNYEVIDLGVMVSCARILDEAKKQNVDIIGLSGLITPSLDEMCYVASEMQREGLELPLLIGGATTSKVHTAVKIAPNYKGPVIYVTDASRAVGVAGRLVSANDRPVYAGEVANEYAKIREIHSRERNTGPRQTIADVRKNKVKVDWTGYQPPKPSFTGVKVFKDYPIDRLIERIDWSPFFASWELRGKYPAILQDDVVGEAARGLFKDARAMLDRIVKEKPIQAAAVIGFWPANQVNDDDVALFEGGSEIARLHMLRQQMKRDRDRANHCLADFVAPQETGITDYVGAFAVTTGLGLDEWIKREFTAKQDDYSGILAQALADRLAEAFAEHMHERVRKEFWGYAGDETLDNDALIAEAYRGIRPAPGYPACPDHTEKATLFKLLQPTENAGIQLTESFAMWPSAAVSGWYFSHPQSDYFGIGRIERDQVADYAKRKGMDMATMERWLAPNLAYDPARFDAEAAE